From the Theropithecus gelada isolate Dixy chromosome 16, Tgel_1.0, whole genome shotgun sequence genome, the window AGCTGTttgctgtggggtgggggcagagggtcCTATGATGATGAATAAGTTAAAACTGTCAGCGccgcggctcacacctgtaatcccagcactttgggaggctgagaagggtggattgcttgagcccagtagttcaagaccagcctgggcaacacagcaaaaacccatctctacaaaaaatacaaaaattagccaggcatggtggcgcgtgcctatagtcccagctatttgggagactgaggtgggaggattgcttgagcccaggaagtggaggttacagtgagccgagatttcgccactgcactccagcctgggcaacagagtgagaccctgaggATGATGTCTCTGTTCTTCCCCAGGAAATAGTGAAATGGGACCTTGGTACTGGTGCAGTAGTGGGGGCAGTTTCTGGTAGGCCAGGGCTGATCAGACCTCAGGTGGGCCCCAGGCAGGCTTACAGGGTGGCCTCCAATGAGAGCTTTGTCCACCCCAGCCGCTGAGAAAGGCTGGTTCCAACAGTGTTTCTACAGCGTTTTTTCACAGAGGAGATTGAGAGCTGGTCACTCCGtgatggaaggaagggaaagtGGAGAAGCCCGCTCAACATGAGTGGGGTCCCAGGGACTTAAGGCTGCAGTAGGGGTGCGCAAGAGACAGTGGGAGTCCTGATATTTATCAGACGGTCAGGAGATGGTTGGGCTGGGAGCTGCCTTCCCCTAGTCCGCTGTTCAGTTCCCAGGCTCCTGGGCAGCTGCACCGGTCTCTCCTTCCAGCAAGGCTGGGTCATGTGGCTTTCCCTGATCCCCAGAGACTGGACTTCCTTATTTCCAAGCATGTCTTTACTGTGCACTCCCCACCCtcagtttgttgttttgttttgttttgttttttgttttttgagacagtctcactctgtcacccaggttggagtgcactggtgctatcttggctcactgcaacctctgtctcctgggctcaagcgattctcctgcctcagcctcctgagtagctgggattacaggcgcccacgaccacgcctggctaacacttttgtatttttagtacagacggtttcatcatattgggcaggctggtatcgaactcctgacctcaggtgatcctcccacctcggcttcccaaagtgctggaattacagacatgagccgccgtgcccagccttcccaccctcactttgggagcccaaatAGGCCTTTGCTCCTTGCCACCAAAAGCTCCTGCCCCAGTGTCTTCAGCCCTAAGGGCCGAGTCCAAACTCATACCCTGCTAAAACCAATTCTTTTAGCAAAGCCATCCAATGAGCAACTATGAAACCTGCTGCCCGGTGGGTGAGTGGGGGCGACTTTCTGGAGGTCAAGAAGAGTgtgtgctgggcacggtggctcatgtctataatatcagcactttgggaggctgaggagggaggatcacctgagtccaggagtttgaggttacagtgagctgtgatcacaacactgcactccagcctggacaacagagccagacagtgtctcaaattaaataaataagatttaaaaatgagTGCTCTTCAGCTGGGGTTCCTTGAACGCACTACAATAAGACACTACAATAAGACAGAACCTGGAATAGGGTGTGGCGAGTGAGGCACTGGCCTGGGGCCCAAAATTTAAGGGGCCTAGTAATCAAGAGAAATAATATtggaatacaatatttttaaaaatcaatgttaaaacaaaaatatcaatgatgaaaaaaattgattttacttttttttttttgagacagagtctcgctctgtcgcccaggctggagtgcagtgtcatgatctcagctcactgcaacctccacctcctgggttcaagcgattctcctgcctcaacctcctgagtagctgggactacaggcttgtgccaccacgcctgactaatttttgtagttttagtagagatagggcttcacggtgttagccaggatggtcttgatctcctgacctcatgatttgcctgcctcagcctcccaaagtgctgggattgcaagggtgagccactgcgcccggcccagaaaaaatcattttactttatgttttgagatggggtcttgttctattgcccaggctagagtactaCAGCACGATCAcacctcactgtagccttgacctcctgcgctcaggcaattctcccacctcagccttccaaagtgctgggattacaggggttctttaaaaaaaaattgaccatttATTAACTTTTTCCACTTGGTTCCAACTATGGAGGTGACATTTTCCTgagtgtcctgaggctgcacagagaaTCCCCCACTTCCTTCTCCTGCAGATAAACTGGGAAAGGATTCCTCCAGCTTCCTTGGTCTCAGGCTGCAGCCCGGCTGCAGCTTCCGAAAACGAGGGAGGAAGTGGTCACCCCAGGAAGGTAACGGGGTCCACAGCTCCGGAGGCGGCTCCCGGGTGAGGAGCCCTCCGCGGCCAGCAGGGGACGCTGTGGGCCTGCGCCGCCAGAAACCGTTTTGCCAGGGAAGAAGCCGCCGTGCACCCCAGTTCCTGACGCCCACGTCGCTCACAGCCCCAGCTCGCCCAGGAGCTGACCCACTTGCTCAGCTCCTGGGAGAGATAGCTAACTCTGGGTGTAGAGAACAAAACCAAAGACCAGACGTTGCTCCTTACCCACTAGTCCCCTGCACCCAGGCATAGCCCCTAGAGAATACCACGCCTTCCCCCAGCAAGGCCTGTTAGGTATCTTGTTTGCCCCAGGTCCAAGTAGCATCACCAGACCGGGTCTGGCTGATTCACTAATTGCCAGTGTCCTCTCTGTTGGGAGTGGAGAGCAGGGAGAACCTTCCAGAAGGGCCACATTCCCGAAGGATTCCAGTTTTGATGAGTTCAGAAGCCCCTTCACCATTCTCAAGTCAAGTGATGTGAAATGAGGAGGGCCGGCTTTCTTCCCAGATGGTCTCCCCTACCCCCGACCTCAGATGCCCCTTTTCCTCCGATAGTCCCTACGACCCATGGCTCTATGGCCCCCATTGACTCCGGTTCCAGCTCTGGCTTTCCTGGGCCCACCAGGGGCCCTGGGCCCAGGACTTGGAAGCTCCCCTGGgttccttctatttcttttcttttctttctttcctttctttctttctctctctcttttttttttttttttttttttttttgagatggagtcttgccttgcctgccaccacgcctggctaatttttgtatttttagtagagctggggtgtcaccatgttggccaggctggtctcaaactcctgacctcgtgatccgcctgcctcagcctcccaacgtgctgggattacaggcgtgagccaccgtgcccagcctcttctcttttctttttctttctttctttctttctttttttttttttttttttgagacagagtctcattctgtcgcctaggctggagtgcaatggtgcgatctcagctcactatagcctcctcctcctgagttcaagtgattctcctccctcagcctcctgagtagctgggatcacaggcgcccgccatcccacctggctaatttttgtatttttagtagagacagggtttcagtagagacagcgtttcaccatgttggccaagctgctctcgaactcctgacctcaagtgatccacctcaagtgatccgtctgcctcggcctcccaaagtgctggaattacaggcatgcaccactccTGCAGTGAGTGAACATGAAGTTAGAGGTGACTGTGGCTCAGAAAGGCTgcgtgacttacccaaggtcgcATAGCAGTGAGAGATGGAGTCTGGACCCAGAGCCAGCACGCTGTCTTTTGGCATTGCCTCCCTGGGAAGGCTGGACCTGCACTGTCCTCTCTGCCCTGCACCGTTTTAGTTCACACAGCTCACTCTTGGCCCGTGCTGGGTACttgtcttgctttctttttttttttttttttttttgagacggagtctttgctgtgtcgcccaggctggagtgcagtggcacgaactcggctcactacaagctccgcctcctgggtttacgccattctcctgcctcagcctcccgagtagctgggactacagacgcccgccacctcgcccggctacttttttatacttttagtagagacggggtttcaccgtgttagccaggatggtctcgatctcctgaccttgtgatccgcccgtctcggcctcccaaagtgctgggattacaggcatgagccaccgcgcccggctgtcttGCTTTCTAAGAGTGGTTATTTATTGATTCTTTGGATTTCTACTTAGTTCCTCCCCTGTGCCAGGCCCAGGAGACAAAGGCGGAGGCTGCACTCAAGGAGTTCATGGTCTGGGAGACAAGATTCTTCCTGCGTGTCAGCTGAGTCTTCCCAGGCAGCCCGCAGGCCTCCCAAGGGGCAGAGGCTGTTTCCTGCTTCTCCTGCAGCCCACCCGGGGCTGGTGACCTCCTGGTCCCTTCTcagggagctgctgctgctgccgcctcCATCATtgggtgggggctgggcaggCCTGACCCAGCAGGCTATGAGGTGAGGGATagagggctggggaaggggtctGGGAGCTGAGAGCTCAGGGAAGGTATTGGGGGTTTAAGGCTGATGAAAGCAGGCTTCCTTTCTCAAACACCCAAGGGCTGATCTACCGCATGTAATTTGAGCAGCAGGGCCGGGCCCTCAGCTCTACCTGTGCAGAGCCTCCTGTGTTCAGGTCTAGAAGGTCAAggttcaggccaggtgcggtggctcacgcctgtaatcccagcactttgggaggctgaggtgggcgaattacctgaagtcaggagatcaagaccatactggccaacatgctgaaaccccgtctctactaaaaaatacaaaaattagccgggcatggtggtgcatgcctgtaattccagctacttgagaggctgaggtaagagaatcgcttgaacccatgaggcagaggttgcggtgagccgagatcgcaccattgcactccagcctgggcaacaacagcgaaactccgtctaaaagaAAGAAGGTCAAGGTTCAATCCTTGGCTCTATCACTAAAGTACTGGGACAAACAGGGACCTTTTGTGTGGATATCTCACCTCTGATTCCTTTCTCCCTATTGTACTCTTGCTGGGAGATTTCCAGAACCAAACCTTAAAAACCTCCTgacttcttgttgttgttgttgagacggagtcttgctctgtcacagagGCAgaggcgctatcttggctcactgcaacctcctcctcctgggttcaagcgattctcctgcctcagcctcttgagtagcgggactacaggtgcgcgccatcacgcccggctaatttttgtatttttagtagagatggggtttcaccacgtcggcCAGGaggatcttgatctcctgacctcaagtgatccgcccgccttggcctcccaaagtgctgggattacaggcatgaggcatcgcgcccggccttgccTCCTGACCTTTTAACAAGGCtgacctcccccagcccccacaaaACCCCAGTTCCAGTTTCCAGCTCTGTGTTCCTGATGAACCAGGTGAGGAACCCACAGCAATCTTAATCCCCAATTTAGAGAGAAGCCCAGGGGGAGCCAAAGGTGAGACACAGGTGATGGGGCGCCCTTGGTGTGGGACAGGGGATGGGGCGCCCTTGGTGTGGGACAGGGGATGGGGTGCCCTTGGTGTGGGAGGTCAGGGGAGGACTTTCAAGAAAAAGGCTGGAGCCCAGAACCAGGGATGGGGGACAGAGGTGAGGGCAGGTGGCAGGAAGAGACTGCATGAGTGTGCACAGGTACAGCAAGAACAGGTCTGTTTAATGACACAGCTGGGTCTGGTTACAAACATCAGAAACTAGAAAAGGAGAACAGGCAGTTAcacagatgaagatgaggatggGCCAGGAGGGGACACAGGCATAGTAGCCACAGCAGCAAAACATCCTTGGAGACGATACATGTGACCAAGGGGCACACATGGGGGCCCCCCGGCACGGCTGGCGCACATAAATAGACAGGGCCGACTGCCGGCCAGGaggagaagggggtggggaaAGCCCTCGGCCCTTGGGGCTGAGGGTGAGACCCAGGCATGTGGTCCCGCCAACCTGCTGCCCAGCAGCCCGGATTCCCCGGGGCTACCctggtggccaaggcaggtggagctGGCGGTCGAGGTTTCTGGACGGAGGCCCCTCCCCTAGTGCAGTCATCCCATCCAGAACTTCGCTCTGCCCTTGCCCATTCTAGGGCAGTCAGCGAGTCAGTTCCTCTGAGGGAGTAGGGGGAGCCCACTCCTTTCTGCCTGGAAGTGGAATTCAGGAATGTGGGGAGCTGGTCTGAGAAGGGCTGGGCTTTGCCGCCAAGCCGGGtcgccccagccctgcccctccagGCCCAGGTCCTCTGCGCTGCTGCGGGATTTCCTCTTTGCCAGACACTCTGTTCTCTGCACAACCGGAACCGCTCCCTGCCCCACTCACAGGTGGGGCCAAACCGAGGCTTCTGGGCCCCGTGGATACACATTCTagatatgtacgtgtgtgtatatatatgtatatatatatatttatatatagctCGTATATagaatatatctgtatatatggtAGATGTGTGCGTGATACTCTAGATGGTGATGTGCAGACCTGCATGCCGGCTGGGCTGATAGAAACGGGGCTGGTTTATTCCCCAAGGGACTCCTAGACCTGTCCCGCTTCCCGCCAGCCGCTCAGCTAGGTCCCTCTAACAGTGAGTAGAAAAGCTAAGAAGAGTGGGCCCCGCTCTGCGAGGAAGAAGGGTCCCCCACCCTGCCCGCCACGCTGGGGTCAGCATCCAGGCAGCCAGCGCCGCCTCCTGGCAGCTCCAGGCGGGGGGACCGTGGCCACCACAGAGGCCTCCTTCGGGGAAGTTGAGTCAGGGATTCCTCCAGCTTCCTTGGCACCCAGAAATGGAGCATCAAGGAGGGTCTTCAGAACTCGGCCTTCTGCTCAAGGTGCTGCCAGGgaggggggtggagggaggggtcCTACGGCCCCGAAGAGGGCAGTGTGGCCGGTGGGCTGTGGACGAGATAGGAAGGGAAGGACATACGTTACCAGAAGCAGGGAAGGACCCTCGGGGGAAAGGGGGAGGACCTGGGGCTGGCGAGGCTCACTTCCTGCCAAGAGAGCCGGCACAGTGCAGTTGAAAGCAACTGTGAGACGCAAGTTCTAGTCTCCGTCCTGCTACGAACctgctgtgtgatctcaggcaagtcTACTGGCCCATGGGAGCTCCGGatctttttctctaaaatgtgaataatgtCTGTCTTGTGACAAACTGGGTAAAAAAGTGTTTCACAAACTGCATAGCACCATACCAATGTGAGCTTTTTCCATTAATTCTGAAATGTGGCGCATTCTGTCGGGCCTGTCTCGTCCCTCCTCGGGCCACCCATGTGTATTCTCGTATTCTCGGTACACACAGCCCCCACTGCAATCATCGtgcctccccgcccccacccacgCGAAGGCGCACACCCTGGAGCAGAGACGGCGCAATAAACGGTGACGCCTGGCCCACCCCTGCTTCCCTGATAAGAGAAGTTGGGCGAGGGCCTTCTAAGACTCTGCTCTGTAACTCTGTCCTACCCTCAAGCCCATGGGGACCCTGGCAGCCAGCGGCTCTGCAGGCTCAGGCCAGGGACACTAGGGGTGGGCTAGAGAATGTAAAGGGATGTGGGGCAACCCCACCACCTGACGGCTGGGAGCTAACCCCCATGGAGTGTCAGTTTCCACGGTAGCCCATCTCCATTCAGTCCACAAGGAGCAGAAGTGGGCGGAGGAGGAGACTTCGGCAGTTTCAAAATGTTTGGGGTTTGGAGAGATCTTAGTCCctagggcagggtggggagggcaggatgGGCAGCGTGCTGGGGAACTTGGGCCATGTGTTTCTGATTCACTGGGGCTCGCGCCCAGCCAGCTCTTTCCAGTCCCTCTTGGCCCTTGTAAAAAAGCCCTTTTCTCTGGAAGCAGGAAGTCTTGTGTCCTGGCTGTAAACAAACTCATCTTTGGCAGCAGAGCCTGCCCGGGGAAAGGGGTGGGAGGGCAAGCaagccccctcccctccttttcccCTGTCTTTTCCCTGGACCCTCTGGGTGACAGCTGGTGGGGGGTGAGGAGGCAACCACAGCTCTCCACGCTCTGCCAGTGCCCTCCTCTGGTGGGCCAGCATCTGCTTGTTTCCCATTGACTCCCAGGTCTCAGGCAGGCCAGGGCCCAGCTGTGCACATCTGGAGTTGGCTTGGCTCCAGCCAGCAGTTCCTGAGGACTCCACTCTCTTGGGGTGGTGCTGacgggagaagggggaggggagcagaaGCCAGCCCGGGGCCAGTGTGGTCAGCAGCAGGAAGGGCAGGAGGCCTGGCGTCCCCAGCTGCCCTCAGGGGACCTCCTCCAGGAGCTGTGCCTGTGAACAGGAGGGCCGGCAGTCTTGGGGGCCCGTGCGGAGCCCGGCGGGAGACGCCGCCTTTTCCATGGGAAACTGCTGGGAATGTTTCTCTACCACGCGTGTCCCGGGCTGCTGGCTGACCCCTGCTTCCCATTCCCGCCTCCGCTCCTCTCGCTCCTTCCTACTCCAGCCTTGCCTCCGCCTCTCCATTCAGCTCCCAGAGTCAGCCTCCCCTTGGGGGCCCAGGGAGGCTGAGTGTTCCCAACCGCCACGTCTGGGGGCTAGCCCTCCCCTCACGCTCCGAGTCAGCAGGAGTCACAGAGGGCGGCCACCCTCCTTGAGCCACCTCCTGGGCCCAGAACTGGAAGCCCAGCCTCCAGGTCAGCCTGGAAGTAAACATCCCCTTACTTGTGTGCGTGTGAGTGACACCCATGTAGCTCCCTCGTGGGctggggcatgtgtgtgtgtatgtgtcctcgtgatcctcctggctcTAGCCCTGTTGAGGCAGAGGGCATTTAGCAGCACTGGTCGGCATGAGATGAGAAAACAGCCCCTTGTGATTGGCACCCAGGGAGGATTGGCACCCAGGGAGGAAGTGGCTGGGCTGGCCTGGGCTGCCTCTGAGCCTGACGATTGGACCTTCCCGCCGGGAGCCTCTGGCGCCTCTCTGCCTGGGCAGCTGTGGCTTTGGGTGCTCTGAGCACTCCCTAGCTCTAGGGAAGGGGAAGGCTCTTTGGGAGGATTTTTGCTCAGGGCCCATGGCTCTGTGCAGCCTGAAGTCACAGGGGAGCCATCTTGAAGGCCTTTTCCTATTATGCCTGTTCTTACATGTCAGACCCCAGAGTTGGCCTGCCTCAAGTGTGCCTGCCCAGGTGGTCAGCCCCAGGGCCCCAGGAGAGATGGGACAGGATAGGACATGGCGGGGAGGCTGCCCAGCCCACCCTCGCCCGCCTCCTCACGTGGTGGCGTTGGGGACctgctgcacccagcccactTCCTTGTAGGCAGCGGTCACGTGGCTGTAGATGAGGCCACGCAGCTTGGCCCAGGCTCTCTGCGTCTCAGGTGGGAAGTCATTGGCAAATTCCTCGGCGACCACCTCCAGAATGACCCCAGAGAGGATCTGGGGGCAAAAGGAGGAAGGGGGAGTGAACGCCTGGGCACCCTGCGTCCCGCAACCCCCGGGCCCCTCTGCCCCATGTGTGGCCAAGaggatcattcttttttttttttttttttttttttttgagacggagtctcgctctgtcgcccaggctggagtgcagtggtgccatctcggctcactgcaagctccgcctcccgggtttacgccattctcctgcctcagcctcccgagtagctgggactacaggcgcccgccacctcgcccggctaggtttttttttttttattttttagtagagacggggtttcaccgtgttagccaggatggtctcgatctcctgacctcgtgatccgcccgtctcagcctcccaaagtgctgggattacaggcttgagccaccacccccCGCCAAGAGGATCATTCTTAACACAACAGTCTGGCAGCTTTGGGAACCCAGTGCTCTCAGGACAAGGGTTGCCCTGGACTGAGTCCCTCCATCCTGCTGCCAGGCACTGCCCCTCCCTCTCGCAGCCACTCGGGGGATCACCTCTGCTGCCCCAGGGAGCCCTCCCAGAGCCTGCGAGCTGCAGATGGCCATGAAGTGTGGGCCGTGGCGGCTCTGCAGCAGATCAGGGCGCATACCTTGAAGTACACTGGCTCCACCTTGTGCTTGAGGGCATGGGCTTTCCCCACAAGGGCCAGCACAGAGGACACCTTGTCGGGGTCGTGCAGGTTCTCCACGACAGTGTTGAGGGCCCCCATGACTCGGCAGGCGTGCTTCCGCAGCTGGGG encodes:
- the CYGB gene encoding cytoglobin isoform X3 — encoded protein: MEKVPGEMEIERRERSEELSEAERKAVQATWARLYANCEDVGVAILVRFFVNFPSAKQYFSQFKHMEEPLEMERSPQLRKHACRVMGALNTVVENLHDPDKVSSVLALVGKAHALKHKVEPVYFKILSGVILEVVAEEFANDFPPETQRAWAKLRGLIYSHVTAAYKEVGWVQQVPNATTPPATLPSSGP
- the CYGB gene encoding cytoglobin isoform X2; amino-acid sequence: MRRRSSSSKHHGTSLGQCFGALSTAPGTRFFVNFPSAKQYFSQFKHMEEPLEMERSPQLRKHACRVMGALNTVVENLHDPDKVSSVLALVGKAHALKHKVEPVYFKILSGVILEVVAEEFANDFPPETQRAWAKLRGLIYSHVTAAYKEVGWVQQVPNATTPPATLPSSGP
- the CYGB gene encoding cytoglobin isoform X1, with the translated sequence MLRSTDGSENSDGAGVGETGVHFFSPHCPGSFRVGPRQPPASATTPVPLARFFVNFPSAKQYFSQFKHMEEPLEMERSPQLRKHACRVMGALNTVVENLHDPDKVSSVLALVGKAHALKHKVEPVYFKILSGVILEVVAEEFANDFPPETQRAWAKLRGLIYSHVTAAYKEVGWVQQVPNATTPPATLPSSGP